In Dehalococcoidia bacterium, a genomic segment contains:
- a CDS encoding metallophosphoesterase family protein, producing MLIGLISDTHVPEAGRELWPQVYEAFLGVNPEQPRVDMILHAGDMHDVRVLDWLEDRVGVPVYGCRGNGDDGGGGRPYQPDHPRLKADQVLEIEGFKIGLTHDFALPEWPPYRTIDKMMERYFGGPVHVVVHGHTHVADIRVHKGVLCVNSGSPVYPRNLERRLGTIAFLEIQDGRIHPWIYQLV from the coding sequence ATGCTCATTGGCCTCATCTCTGACACCCACGTCCCGGAAGCGGGGCGAGAGCTCTGGCCTCAGGTCTACGAGGCCTTCCTCGGCGTGAATCCGGAGCAACCCAGAGTGGACATGATCCTTCACGCCGGCGACATGCACGACGTCCGCGTGCTCGACTGGCTCGAGGACCGCGTTGGCGTGCCCGTGTACGGCTGTCGCGGAAACGGTGACGACGGCGGCGGAGGCAGGCCTTACCAGCCCGACCACCCCCGGCTGAAGGCGGACCAGGTGCTGGAGATCGAGGGCTTCAAGATCGGCCTCACGCACGACTTCGCCTTGCCGGAGTGGCCGCCCTACCGGACGATCGACAAGATGATGGAGCGCTACTTCGGCGGGCCCGTGCATGTCGTCGTCCATGGACACACGCACGTCGCCGACATTCGCGTGCACAAGGGCGTCCTCTGCGTGAATTCGGGCAGCCCGGTCTACCCGCGGAATCTCGAGCGCCGCCTGGGCACCATAGCCTTTCTCGAGATCCAGGATGGCCGCATTCACCCCTGGATCTACCAGCTGGTCTAA